In Lewinellaceae bacterium, a single window of DNA contains:
- the lhgO gene encoding L-2-hydroxyglutarate oxidase, translating into MNYDIAIIGAGIVGLATAYQLSRQRPELTIAIIEKEEGPAQHQTGHNSGVIHSGIYYQPGSAKALNCRRGYHYLLEFAREHGIRHDVCGKVIVATNEKERPRLDGILERGLANGLEGIRKISPEELREIEPHVRGLEAIWVPQAGIISYKEVAQKYLELALKHNSDALFGRKVTDISINKEEATVHTDRQAVHCRLVINCAGLYSDKIARMTMPELDIQILPFRGEYYELAPEKQYLANNLIYPVPNPNFPFLGVHYTRMIGGGIEAGPNAVLAFKREGYSRWDINGAELMETLSFPGFQKIARRYWSDGLGELHRSYSKRAFVKALQHLIPEVRYEDLRRGGAGVRAMACDAAGNLIDDFLIRSRRRVINVLNAPSPAATASLAIGETIAGMALGGLDG; encoded by the coding sequence TTGAATTACGACATCGCAATTATCGGCGCGGGGATCGTCGGTTTGGCAACGGCCTACCAACTGTCCCGGCAGCGCCCGGAGCTGACGATAGCGATCATTGAAAAAGAGGAGGGGCCGGCGCAGCATCAGACCGGCCACAACAGTGGGGTCATTCACTCGGGCATATACTACCAACCGGGCAGCGCCAAGGCGCTGAACTGCCGGCGCGGCTACCACTATCTGCTGGAATTTGCCCGGGAGCACGGCATCCGCCACGATGTGTGCGGCAAGGTGATCGTGGCTACCAACGAAAAGGAGCGCCCGCGCCTCGACGGCATCCTGGAGCGCGGGTTGGCCAACGGTTTGGAGGGCATCCGCAAGATCAGCCCGGAAGAGCTGCGGGAGATCGAACCCCATGTACGGGGGCTGGAAGCCATCTGGGTGCCCCAGGCCGGCATCATCAGCTACAAGGAAGTAGCCCAGAAATACCTGGAACTGGCCCTGAAGCACAATAGTGACGCCCTCTTCGGCAGGAAGGTAACCGATATTTCTATCAACAAGGAAGAGGCTACCGTCCACACCGACCGGCAGGCGGTCCATTGCCGCCTGGTGATCAATTGCGCGGGGCTGTATTCCGACAAGATAGCCCGCATGACGATGCCGGAGCTCGATATCCAAATCCTTCCTTTTCGGGGGGAATACTACGAACTGGCGCCCGAAAAGCAATACCTGGCCAACAACCTGATCTACCCGGTGCCCAACCCCAACTTTCCTTTCCTCGGCGTGCACTACACGCGCATGATCGGCGGAGGGATAGAAGCAGGGCCCAACGCCGTGCTGGCTTTCAAAAGAGAGGGCTACAGCCGCTGGGACATCAACGGCGCCGAGCTGATGGAAACGCTGTCGTTTCCGGGCTTCCAGAAGATCGCCCGGCGCTACTGGAGCGATGGCCTGGGGGAACTGCACCGCTCCTACTCGAAGCGGGCCTTCGTCAAAGCTTTGCAGCACCTCATTCCTGAAGTGCGCTACGAGGACTTGAGGCGCGGCGGCGCAGGCGTCCGCGCCATGGCCTGCGATGCTGCCGGCAACCTCATCGACGACTTCCTCATCAGGAGCCGCCGCCGGGTGATCAACGTGCTCAACGCTCCTTCTCCGGCAGCCACGGCTTCGCTGGCTATCGGGGAGACGATCGCGGGGATGGCGCTGGGGGGGTTAGATGGTTAG
- a CDS encoding DegT/DnrJ/EryC1/StrS family aminotransferase, protein MKETTLNIQMVDLQTQYAKLQEEIDSAVLEVIRSAAFINGPQVRDFQAHLEQYLGAKHVIPCANGTDALQIALMAAGLEPGDEVIVPAFTYVATAEVIALLRLRPVMVDVDPDTFNVTAELIEQAITPRTKAVVPVNLFGQSCDMEPIMEVARRHKLWVVEDNAQAIGADYTFADGRRRKTGTIGHIGCTSFYPSKNLGAYGDGGAICTNDDELAQKLRMIANHGQNKRYYHSVVGVNSRLDSIQAAILNIKLRHLDDYAAARQAAAAYYDQALAGIEQLQAPARQERSTHVFHQYTLIVKDGRRDELQAFLNSKGIPTMIYYPVPLYEQEAYKQSMANEISQLPATGYLCRSVISLPMHTELDEETLEHISEGVKAFFK, encoded by the coding sequence ATGAAAGAAACAACATTGAATATACAAATGGTAGACCTGCAAACGCAGTACGCGAAATTGCAGGAGGAGATAGATTCGGCGGTGCTGGAGGTGATCCGTTCGGCGGCGTTCATCAACGGGCCGCAGGTGCGCGATTTCCAGGCCCACCTGGAGCAATACCTGGGCGCCAAACACGTCATCCCCTGCGCCAACGGCACCGATGCCCTGCAGATCGCCCTGATGGCGGCCGGGCTGGAGCCGGGCGACGAGGTGATCGTGCCGGCCTTTACCTACGTGGCCACTGCCGAGGTGATCGCCCTGCTGCGCCTGCGGCCGGTCATGGTGGATGTCGACCCCGATACTTTTAACGTGACCGCTGAACTCATCGAGCAGGCCATCACGCCCCGGACGAAGGCGGTGGTGCCGGTCAACCTCTTCGGGCAGAGCTGCGACATGGAGCCCATTATGGAAGTGGCCCGGCGGCACAAGCTGTGGGTAGTCGAAGACAACGCCCAGGCCATCGGCGCCGACTATACCTTCGCCGACGGCCGCCGACGGAAAACGGGCACCATCGGCCACATCGGCTGCACCTCCTTCTACCCGTCAAAAAACCTGGGCGCCTACGGCGACGGGGGCGCCATCTGCACCAACGACGACGAGCTGGCGCAAAAGCTGCGCATGATCGCCAACCACGGCCAGAACAAGCGGTACTACCACAGCGTGGTGGGGGTCAACTCCCGCCTCGACAGCATTCAGGCCGCCATCCTGAACATCAAGCTGAGGCATCTCGACGACTATGCCGCCGCCCGGCAGGCGGCCGCTGCTTACTACGACCAGGCGTTGGCCGGCATCGAACAGTTGCAGGCGCCGGCGCGGCAGGAGCGGTCGACCCATGTTTTCCACCAATACACCCTGATCGTAAAGGACGGCCGGCGCGACGAGCTGCAAGCCTTCCTCAACAGCAAAGGCATCCCCACGATGATCTACTACCCGGTGCCGCTGTACGAACAGGAAGCCTATAAACAGAGCATGGCCAACGAAATCAGCCAATTGCCGGCAACCGGCTACCTTTGCCGGTCGGTCATTTCCCTGCCCATGCACACCGAACTGGACGAGGAAACGCTGGAGCACATCAGCGAGGGGGTGAAGGCGTTTTTTAAATAA
- a CDS encoding N-acetyltransferase, giving the protein MHQNYFAHETAVIDEGARIGAGSSIWHFCHLMSGAVLGEGCKLGQNVFVASGVVLGRNVKVQNNVSIYEGVTCEDDVFLGPSMVFTNVSNPRSAVVRQGQYQRTRVGKGASIGANATIVCGNDIGDYAFIGAGAVVTKSVPAYALVAGNPARQIGWMSEYGHRLVFDGNGRAACPESGERYELRGGRVGRLDG; this is encoded by the coding sequence ATGCACCAAAACTACTTCGCCCACGAAACCGCCGTCATCGACGAAGGCGCCCGGATTGGCGCCGGGAGCAGCATCTGGCACTTTTGCCACCTGATGAGCGGCGCGGTGCTGGGGGAAGGCTGCAAGCTGGGCCAGAACGTCTTCGTCGCTTCGGGAGTTGTGCTGGGGCGCAACGTCAAGGTGCAGAACAACGTCAGCATCTACGAGGGCGTCACCTGCGAAGACGACGTTTTCCTGGGGCCGTCGATGGTGTTTACGAATGTATCCAACCCCCGCAGCGCCGTCGTCCGCCAGGGCCAGTACCAGCGGACGCGCGTCGGCAAAGGGGCGAGCATCGGAGCCAACGCCACCATCGTCTGCGGCAATGACATCGGCGATTATGCCTTCATCGGCGCAGGCGCTGTCGTCACCAAATCCGTGCCGGCCTACGCGCTGGTGGCGGGCAACCCCGCCCGGCAGATCGGCTGGATGAGCGAGTATGGCCACCGGCTGGTTTTTGACGGGAATGGCCGGGCGGCCTGCCCTGAAAGTGGGGAGAGGTATGAGTTGAGGGGGGGGAGGGTTGGGAGGTTGGATGGTTGA
- a CDS encoding nucleotide sugar dehydrogenase, with product MYEALKSKEKIISVTGLGYVGLPLALAFAGRFRVIGFDINPGRVEMMKQGADPSDELESSAFEGKDIRFTSDPEVLKEAHFHVVAVPTPVDEHKVPNLRPVLSASKAIGRALKKGDYVIFESTVYPGCTEEDCLPILEEESGLKLGEDFKLGYSPERINPGDKERTIEKILKIVSGSDEQALEEIAQTYGAVITAGIYRAPSIKVAEAAKVIENAQRDLNISFVNELAIIFDRLGIDTQEVIEAAATKWNFLKFTPGLVGGHCIGVDPYYLTHKAKQMGYDPQVILSGRRINDGMPAFIAKRLVKMLIQKGKNPSNTKVLLMGMTFKENVADIRNSKVADLAKELMQFSVNVHITDPFASPNEVAREYNLTIVDNISGDYDAVVVAVNHEEYKKLDLNYFRSITNGAPILMDIKGLYERPKDDSIAYWRL from the coding sequence ATGTACGAAGCACTAAAAAGCAAAGAAAAAATCATCTCCGTTACCGGCCTCGGTTACGTGGGGCTGCCCCTGGCGCTGGCCTTTGCCGGCCGTTTCCGGGTAATCGGCTTCGACATCAACCCCGGGCGGGTAGAGATGATGAAGCAGGGCGCCGACCCTTCCGACGAGCTGGAAAGCAGCGCGTTTGAAGGCAAAGACATCCGTTTTACGTCCGATCCCGAAGTGCTGAAGGAGGCCCATTTTCACGTAGTGGCCGTGCCCACGCCGGTCGATGAGCACAAGGTACCCAACCTTAGGCCGGTGCTGAGTGCGTCTAAAGCAATAGGGCGGGCGTTGAAGAAGGGCGACTACGTCATTTTCGAGTCGACGGTCTACCCGGGCTGCACCGAGGAAGACTGCCTGCCCATACTGGAGGAGGAGTCGGGGCTGAAGCTGGGCGAGGATTTCAAGCTGGGCTACTCGCCCGAGCGCATCAACCCCGGCGACAAGGAGCGGACCATCGAGAAAATCCTGAAGATCGTCTCCGGCAGCGACGAACAGGCCCTGGAGGAAATCGCCCAAACCTACGGCGCCGTCATCACTGCCGGCATCTACCGGGCGCCCTCCATCAAGGTGGCGGAAGCCGCCAAGGTCATTGAAAACGCCCAGCGCGACCTGAACATCTCCTTCGTCAACGAGCTGGCCATCATTTTCGACCGGCTCGGCATCGACACCCAGGAGGTCATCGAGGCGGCTGCCACCAAGTGGAACTTCCTGAAGTTCACCCCGGGCCTGGTCGGCGGGCACTGCATCGGCGTCGACCCCTACTACCTGACCCACAAGGCCAAGCAGATGGGGTACGACCCGCAGGTCATCCTCAGCGGGCGGCGCATCAACGACGGCATGCCTGCCTTCATCGCCAAGCGGCTCGTGAAGATGCTCATTCAAAAGGGCAAAAACCCCAGCAACACCAAGGTGCTGCTCATGGGCATGACCTTCAAGGAAAATGTGGCGGACATCCGCAACTCTAAAGTGGCGGACCTGGCCAAGGAGCTGATGCAGTTTTCGGTAAACGTCCACATCACCGACCCTTTCGCCTCTCCCAACGAGGTGGCCAGAGAATACAACCTGACCATCGTGGACAACATCAGCGGCGACTACGACGCCGTCGTCGTGGCCGTGAACCACGAAGAATACAAAAAACTGGACCTGAACTATTTCCGGTCCATAACCAACGGCGCTCCCATACTGATGGACATCAAGGGGCTGTACGAACGCCCCAAGGATGATTCCATTGCGTATTGGCGCCTGTAG
- a CDS encoding UpxY family transcription antiterminator, with the protein MSTTALQYENHLDTSEARWFAVYARYKREKVVAQRLQEKGIECYLPLQRLTRYYTRKVKQVELPLISGYLFTKITKKEYVPVLETQDVVQFVRFSRNLISIPEPEIDIIRRVVGEDIEIEVEASSFRPGDAVEIIGGQLTGLKGILMERRSDKNFVIELDSLGYSLLMQVDPALLRRIKPGAAPSSDGKGAFERY; encoded by the coding sequence ATGAGTACGACCGCCCTCCAGTACGAAAACCACCTCGACACCAGCGAGGCCCGCTGGTTCGCCGTATACGCGCGCTACAAGCGGGAAAAGGTAGTGGCCCAGCGCCTGCAGGAGAAAGGCATAGAATGCTACCTGCCCCTGCAGCGGCTCACCCGCTATTACACCCGCAAGGTCAAGCAGGTGGAGCTGCCGCTGATCAGCGGCTACCTGTTCACCAAGATCACCAAAAAGGAATACGTGCCCGTGCTGGAAACCCAGGACGTGGTGCAGTTCGTCCGTTTCTCGCGCAACCTCATCTCCATTCCCGAACCGGAGATCGACATCATCCGGCGGGTAGTGGGCGAAGATATCGAAATAGAAGTAGAGGCCAGCAGCTTCCGCCCCGGCGACGCCGTGGAGATCATCGGCGGCCAACTGACCGGCCTGAAAGGCATTCTGATGGAACGCCGCAGCGACAAAAATTTTGTCATCGAGCTGGATAGCCTCGGCTATTCCCTGCTCATGCAGGTCGACCCGGCCCTGCTGCGGCGCATTAAGCCGGGAGCGGCGCCTTCTTCGGATGGGAAGGGGGCGTTTGAGCGGTATTAA
- a CDS encoding UDP-glucose/GDP-mannose dehydrogenase family protein, translating into MNIAVIGTGYVGLVTGTCFAETGNNVICVDIDEAKVKKLKNGILPIYEPGLELLFERNSRQGRLTFTTNLAKGIKDAEIIFLALPTPPGGDGSADLSFVLGVAKELSFLIEDYKVIVDKSTVPVGTAEKVHAILAQNLEEELFDVVSNPEFLREGVAVDDFMKPDRVVIGTSSKRAQDTMRQLYEPFVRQGNPIYFMDERSAEMTKYAANSYLATRISFMNEIANLCEIVGADVDMVRLGMGSDTRIGKRFLFPGVGYGGSCFPKDVQALALTARQNGYDFQILNSVMNVNTKQKQILADKIINYFDGNIAGKAIAIWGLAFKPNTDDIREAPALAIIDQLLEAGAKIKAFDPEAMDNVKALYDGRIEFADDQYEALIGADALAIVTEWHVFRSPSYKVMHQLLSTPAIFDGRNIYDAKDMAREGFYYDSIGRKKVGEGKKVEG; encoded by the coding sequence ATGAACATAGCAGTCATAGGCACCGGTTACGTGGGCCTGGTAACAGGCACTTGTTTTGCCGAAACGGGCAACAACGTCATCTGTGTCGACATCGACGAAGCAAAAGTCAAGAAGCTGAAGAACGGCATTCTGCCGATCTACGAGCCCGGGCTGGAGTTGCTCTTTGAGCGCAACTCCCGGCAGGGGCGCCTTACCTTCACTACCAACCTGGCCAAAGGCATCAAGGATGCGGAGATCATCTTCCTGGCCCTGCCTACGCCTCCGGGCGGCGACGGCTCCGCCGACCTGTCGTTCGTGCTGGGCGTGGCCAAGGAATTGTCCTTCCTCATCGAAGACTATAAAGTTATTGTAGACAAGAGCACCGTTCCGGTAGGGACGGCAGAGAAGGTGCACGCCATCCTGGCGCAAAACCTGGAAGAGGAGCTGTTCGACGTCGTTTCCAACCCCGAATTCCTGCGGGAAGGAGTGGCGGTCGACGACTTTATGAAGCCCGACCGCGTCGTGATCGGCACCAGTTCCAAGCGCGCTCAGGACACGATGCGCCAGCTGTACGAGCCGTTCGTCCGCCAGGGCAACCCCATCTATTTTATGGATGAGCGTTCGGCGGAGATGACCAAGTATGCGGCCAACTCCTACCTGGCCACCCGTATTTCCTTTATGAACGAGATCGCCAACCTCTGCGAGATCGTCGGCGCCGACGTCGACATGGTCCGCCTCGGCATGGGCTCCGACACGCGCATCGGCAAGCGCTTCCTCTTCCCCGGCGTGGGCTACGGCGGAAGCTGCTTTCCCAAAGACGTGCAGGCCCTGGCCCTTACCGCCCGGCAGAATGGTTACGATTTTCAAATCCTCAATTCTGTTATGAACGTGAACACCAAGCAAAAGCAAATACTGGCGGATAAGATCATCAACTACTTTGATGGCAACATCGCCGGCAAGGCCATCGCCATCTGGGGACTGGCCTTCAAACCCAATACGGACGACATCCGCGAGGCGCCTGCCCTGGCCATCATCGACCAGTTGCTCGAAGCCGGCGCTAAGATCAAGGCCTTCGACCCCGAAGCCATGGACAACGTCAAGGCCCTCTACGACGGCCGCATAGAATTCGCCGACGACCAGTACGAGGCCCTCATCGGCGCCGACGCCCTGGCCATCGTCACCGAATGGCACGTCTTCCGCAGCCCCAGCTACAAAGTCATGCACCAGCTCCTTTCCACCCCCGCCATCTTCGACGGCCGCAACATCTATGACGCCAAGGATATGGCGCGGGAAGGATTCTACTACGACAGCATCGGAAGGAAGAAGGTGGGCGAAGGGAAGAAAGTGGAGGGGTAG
- a CDS encoding IS110 family transposase produces MDTLPKTFIGIDVSKDDLVTAFPLAPEQWEVDKFDNNDAGIAALLQKVKELPKPHVVLEATGNYSMKVVFALCENQVPVSVLNPKQSNGFIKGVLLSTTKTDAKDACALALYGQFNKPKSYRIPSDKMLEITQLRVYLKQLKKQQVVISNQLHALEFHVKPLPYVQESLRESLALCKRQIQDTEKGLLSISEDCFDQAYALATSVVGVGPAIAQSLLVATNGFREFDNPKQLAKFVGVCSTQCESGSSIKKRGSISKTGDPNLRALLYMGARSAKRFNQPCKLLYERLRSKGKCHKVAMLAVCNKMLRQMFAVVKSGVKFDNEYHLKNEKAA; encoded by the coding sequence ATGGACACGTTGCCCAAAACTTTCATTGGTATAGATGTCAGCAAAGACGACCTGGTGACAGCTTTTCCGCTTGCCCCCGAGCAGTGGGAAGTCGATAAATTCGACAACAATGATGCCGGGATCGCAGCCCTGCTACAGAAGGTTAAAGAGCTTCCCAAGCCTCATGTCGTGCTCGAAGCCACCGGCAATTACTCCATGAAAGTTGTCTTTGCGCTGTGCGAAAACCAGGTTCCTGTTTCTGTTTTAAATCCTAAACAGAGCAACGGTTTCATTAAGGGCGTACTGCTATCCACGACCAAAACTGACGCCAAAGATGCCTGCGCACTGGCGTTGTACGGGCAGTTCAATAAGCCCAAATCCTATCGTATACCAAGCGACAAGATGCTGGAAATCACCCAATTGAGGGTGTATTTGAAGCAGCTCAAAAAACAGCAGGTAGTTATTTCCAACCAGTTGCACGCCCTCGAGTTCCACGTCAAGCCCCTGCCTTATGTCCAGGAGTCTCTGAGGGAAAGTTTAGCGTTGTGCAAGCGGCAAATCCAGGATACTGAAAAGGGCCTCCTGAGCATTTCGGAGGATTGTTTTGACCAGGCCTACGCTCTGGCCACCTCCGTAGTTGGCGTCGGCCCGGCCATCGCCCAGAGCCTGTTGGTGGCTACCAACGGCTTCCGGGAATTTGACAACCCCAAGCAGCTGGCCAAGTTTGTCGGCGTGTGTTCCACCCAGTGCGAGTCCGGCTCCAGCATTAAAAAACGAGGCAGCATTTCCAAGACGGGAGACCCCAATTTGAGGGCCTTGCTCTACATGGGCGCCCGGTCAGCCAAGCGCTTCAACCAGCCCTGCAAACTGCTGTATGAGCGCCTCAGAAGCAAAGGGAAATGCCACAAAGTGGCCATGCTAGCAGTGTGCAATAAGATGCTCCGGCAGATGTTTGCGGTGGTCAAATCAGGGGTGAAATTCGATAATGAGTACCATCTTAAAAATGAAAAAGCGGCGTAA
- a CDS encoding SDR family oxidoreductase yields the protein MRRVLITGAAGFLGSHLCDRMIREGYHVIAMDNLLTGHLENIEHLFPLKEFEYYHHDVTKFVHVGAKLDYILHFASPASPIDYLQMPIQTLKVGALGTHNLLGLAKDLGARILVASTSEVYGDPLVHPQKEDYWGNVNPVGPRGVYDEAKRFLEAITMAYHKFHKVDTRIVRIFNTYGPRMRVNDGRALPAFFSQAIRGEGLTVFGDGSQTRSFCYVDDLVEGIYRLLLSDYSMPVNIGNPEEITILDFAQEIIELVGNPEAKIVYRDLPKDDPKVRQPDISLARKLLGWEPKVPREEGLMKTFEYFRKHVPPPQP from the coding sequence ATGAGACGCGTCTTGATCACCGGCGCTGCCGGCTTTCTGGGTTCGCACCTGTGCGACCGAATGATCCGGGAGGGTTACCACGTCATTGCCATGGACAACCTGCTGACCGGGCATTTGGAGAACATCGAGCACCTCTTCCCGCTGAAGGAATTTGAATATTACCACCACGACGTGACCAAGTTCGTGCATGTGGGGGCCAAGCTGGATTACATCCTGCACTTTGCGTCGCCGGCCAGCCCGATCGACTACCTGCAGATGCCGATTCAGACCCTGAAGGTGGGCGCCCTGGGCACCCACAACCTGCTGGGGCTGGCCAAGGACCTGGGTGCACGCATCCTGGTGGCTTCCACTTCGGAGGTGTACGGCGACCCGCTGGTGCACCCGCAGAAGGAGGACTACTGGGGCAACGTCAACCCCGTCGGGCCGCGCGGCGTTTACGACGAGGCCAAGCGCTTCCTGGAGGCCATTACGATGGCCTACCACAAATTCCATAAAGTAGACACCCGCATCGTGCGCATCTTCAACACCTACGGGCCCCGCATGCGGGTCAACGACGGGCGCGCCCTGCCGGCCTTCTTCTCGCAGGCCATCCGCGGCGAAGGGCTGACGGTGTTCGGCGACGGCTCCCAGACGCGGTCCTTCTGCTACGTCGACGACCTGGTGGAGGGCATCTACCGCCTGCTGCTGAGCGACTACTCCATGCCGGTCAACATCGGCAACCCGGAGGAGATCACCATCCTGGATTTCGCCCAAGAGATCATCGAACTGGTGGGCAACCCCGAGGCGAAGATCGTCTACCGGGACCTGCCCAAAGACGACCCCAAAGTGCGCCAGCCGGACATCAGCCTGGCCCGGAAACTGCTGGGCTGGGAACCGAAAGTGCCCCGGGAAGAAGGATTGATGAAGACGTTTGAGTATTTCAGAAAACATGTGCCCCCCCCACAACCATAA
- a CDS encoding NAD-dependent epimerase, which produces MKILITGTAGFIGYHLANTLAERGDEVIGLDSINDYYDVGLKMARLEDAGFSREQLSYKSKAESRKYPNYQFVQLQLEDNAALHELFREHQFDTVCHLAAQAGVRYSIENPAAYVQANIVGFANLLECCRQYGVKHLAYASSSSVYGLNKKVPFRTQDNVDHPVSLYAASKKSNELMAHAYSHLFGLPATGLRFFTVYGPWGRPDMAYFLFTKAILNGEAIKVFNHGKMSRDFTYIGDIVEGIRRVIDAPPAGNPGWNPQDPDPGSSPAPYRIFNIGNSQPVDLMDFIGAIEQALGQVAEKQLLPMQPGDVECTYADTSALERELGYKPGTPLKEGIGAFVEWYKGYYRVDRHENSKARNSH; this is translated from the coding sequence ATGAAGATTTTAATTACAGGAACAGCCGGCTTCATCGGCTACCACCTCGCCAACACCCTGGCGGAGCGCGGCGACGAAGTCATCGGGCTGGACAGCATCAACGACTACTACGACGTCGGCCTCAAGATGGCGCGGCTGGAAGATGCGGGGTTCAGCCGCGAGCAGTTGTCCTACAAGTCGAAAGCAGAAAGCCGCAAGTACCCCAACTACCAGTTTGTGCAGTTGCAGTTGGAAGACAACGCCGCCCTGCACGAGCTCTTCCGGGAGCACCAGTTCGATACGGTCTGCCACCTGGCCGCGCAGGCGGGCGTGCGGTACAGCATCGAGAACCCGGCGGCCTACGTGCAGGCCAACATCGTCGGCTTCGCCAACCTGCTGGAGTGCTGCCGGCAGTACGGCGTGAAGCACCTGGCCTACGCCAGCAGCAGCAGCGTCTACGGGTTGAACAAGAAGGTGCCTTTCCGCACGCAGGACAACGTCGACCACCCGGTGTCGCTCTACGCGGCCTCCAAGAAGAGCAACGAGCTGATGGCCCACGCCTACAGCCACCTCTTCGGGCTGCCGGCCACCGGCCTGCGCTTCTTCACCGTCTACGGCCCCTGGGGGAGGCCGGATATGGCGTATTTCTTATTTACCAAAGCGATCCTGAATGGGGAGGCCATCAAGGTGTTCAACCACGGCAAGATGAGCCGCGACTTCACCTACATCGGCGATATCGTGGAGGGCATCCGCCGGGTCATCGACGCGCCGCCCGCCGGCAACCCCGGCTGGAACCCGCAGGATCCGGACCCCGGCAGCTCGCCCGCGCCCTACCGCATCTTCAACATCGGCAACAGCCAGCCGGTCGACCTGATGGACTTCATCGGCGCCATCGAGCAGGCCCTGGGGCAGGTAGCGGAAAAGCAGCTCCTGCCCATGCAGCCGGGCGACGTGGAGTGCACCTACGCCGATACTTCCGCCCTGGAGCGGGAACTGGGGTATAAACCGGGCACGCCGCTGAAGGAGGGGATTGGCGCGTTTGTGGAGTGGTATAAGGGGTACTATCGTGTTGATCGCCACGAAAACTCGAAAGCACGAAATTCGCACTAA
- a CDS encoding DUF433 domain-containing protein → MVNYREIITIEPGKRGGKPCIRNMRITVYDILSWLASGMTIAEILDDFPELTEQDIYASLFYAAEREQQVIHQRA, encoded by the coding sequence ATGGTCAATTACAGAGAAATCATCACTATTGAGCCGGGAAAAAGAGGAGGAAAACCTTGTATTAGAAACATGCGCATCACGGTATATGATATCTTATCCTGGTTGGCGTCTGGGATGACTATTGCTGAAATCCTTGATGATTTTCCCGAGTTGACGGAGCAGGACATATATGCAAGTTTGTTCTATGCTGCAGAAAGGGAACAGCAGGTAATCCACCAAAGGGCATGA
- a CDS encoding DUF5615 family PIN-like protein: MSLLFDQHLSYKLISRLKDLYPGSQHVKLKNLDTSDDAEIWEYAKKNRLTIVTKDVDFFDLGLLRGYPPKVIWLRCGNTSTKNIENILRINHSQIADFIVNLPQICLELS; encoded by the coding sequence TTGTCACTTCTATTCGACCAACACCTGTCGTATAAGCTCATTAGCCGACTAAAGGATCTCTACCCTGGTTCACAGCACGTAAAACTGAAAAACCTGGATACAAGCGACGATGCGGAAATCTGGGAATACGCAAAAAAAAATAGACTTACTATAGTAACAAAAGATGTTGATTTTTTTGACCTCGGACTATTAAGGGGATACCCACCAAAAGTAATTTGGCTGAGATGCGGCAATACTTCAACTAAGAATATTGAAAATATCCTGAGGATTAATCACAGCCAGATAGCGGATTTTATTGTCAATCTCCCTCAAATTTGTTTGGAATTATCCTAA
- a CDS encoding Uma2 family endonuclease, with amino-acid sequence MITDIDQLDLSKKYTYADYLAWEFKERVELIKGKVFKMSPAPSDEHQRISGAIHGVIWPFLRNNPCQVRHAPYDVRLTISNKVPISEKRKKTALPLPDDQIETVVQPDITVICDPGKIDKKGCMGSPDMVVEILSEGNNKADVDEKFNIYQDAEVTEYWIVHPIEQTITVYTLENKKYIGSKPYTAGEAIHSQVLKGLAFEVAEVFPTP; translated from the coding sequence ATGATCACCGACATCGATCAACTCGACCTCAGCAAAAAATATACCTATGCCGACTACCTGGCCTGGGAGTTCAAAGAACGAGTCGAACTCATCAAAGGAAAGGTCTTTAAAATGTCTCCGGCGCCGAGTGACGAACACCAGCGGATCAGCGGGGCAATCCATGGCGTAATATGGCCTTTTTTGAGAAACAACCCTTGCCAGGTGCGGCACGCCCCCTATGATGTCCGCCTGACGATCTCCAATAAAGTTCCGATTTCTGAAAAGAGAAAAAAAACAGCTCTGCCCCTTCCCGACGACCAGATCGAGACAGTTGTCCAACCGGATATAACGGTGATCTGCGACCCTGGCAAAATAGATAAGAAAGGCTGCATGGGGTCGCCGGATATGGTCGTTGAAATACTCTCCGAAGGGAACAATAAGGCAGATGTAGATGAAAAGTTCAATATCTATCAAGATGCAGAGGTGACAGAATACTGGATCGTTCACCCCATTGAACAAACCATTACTGTTTATACCCTCGAGAACAAAAAATACATTGGCTCCAAACCCTACACAGCCGGCGAAGCCATCCACAGCCAGGTATTGAAGGGCCTGGCTTTTGAGGTGGCGGAAGTTTTCCCAACTCCCTGA